From a region of the Spelaeicoccus albus genome:
- a CDS encoding recombinase family protein, which translates to MKYGYTRTSTKDKQDDDLQRRALIDAGVADRQIYADQVSGAKHARARAGWSALDERLRGGDELVVWRIDRIGRSMIDVITTVTELLDRDVAVRSLTDGIDPSTREGRLMLNLMATFAEYERELIQERVQAGVDSARARGVKFGRPAPDAAKVARNLRTVQHLIEAEGLSVVEAATTVGWSKATYYRHRASQVTS; encoded by the coding sequence GTGAAGTACGGGTATACGCGTACCTCGACCAAGGACAAGCAGGACGACGATCTGCAGCGCCGGGCGCTGATCGATGCCGGTGTCGCGGACCGCCAGATCTACGCCGACCAGGTGTCCGGGGCCAAGCACGCACGTGCCCGAGCAGGCTGGTCGGCACTCGACGAGCGGCTGCGGGGCGGTGACGAGCTCGTCGTGTGGCGGATCGACCGCATCGGCCGGTCGATGATCGACGTCATCACCACCGTGACCGAACTGCTCGACCGGGATGTGGCGGTTCGGTCGCTCACCGACGGTATCGACCCGTCGACCAGAGAAGGGCGACTGATGCTGAACCTGATGGCGACGTTCGCCGAGTACGAGCGCGAGTTGATCCAGGAGCGGGTGCAGGCCGGCGTCGACTCGGCGCGGGCACGAGGCGTAAAGTTCGGTCGCCCGGCACCGGACGCTGCGAAGGTAGCGAGGAACCTACGGACGGTGCAACACCTCATTGAAGCTGAAGGTCTGAGTGTCGTCGAAGCGGCGACGACGGTGGGATGGTCCAAAGCGACGTACTACCGACACCGGGCCAGCCAGGTGACGTCATGA
- a CDS encoding NaeI family type II restriction endonuclease produces MTLGLPDDPARDGVMREMERLDPDAMITGQVLRDTFDQLYDGVRTRRYRWDQLFKTEKTHFGTLVEINLQREFEYADGMKLDYCIAGHEVDAKYSQSSGGWMLPPEAIGELCMVVTASDKRSQFSVGVVRASEDLLNGGRNRDAKRTLSAAGRSMIAWLRKDAELPPNTLLHMREEDVAAVFAAGGGTARVSELFRRTAGKIVGRASVATVAAQLDVTRRVRGGQSGSRDPLASEGIVILGGAYDWQREAARELGLPVPLRTEYVAAYVAPAPADWPGRVARGPSGLALRAVDSNGREAFDPLWYRPSRA; encoded by the coding sequence GTGACTCTTGGCCTCCCTGATGACCCCGCTCGCGACGGCGTTATGCGCGAGATGGAGCGCCTTGATCCTGACGCGATGATAACGGGACAGGTCCTGCGTGACACCTTCGACCAGCTCTACGACGGCGTCCGGACACGGAGGTACCGGTGGGACCAGCTGTTCAAGACCGAGAAGACGCACTTCGGGACGCTCGTGGAGATCAACCTCCAGCGCGAGTTCGAGTACGCCGACGGAATGAAGCTGGACTATTGCATCGCGGGCCACGAAGTCGACGCGAAGTATAGTCAGAGTTCGGGCGGCTGGATGCTCCCGCCAGAGGCCATTGGCGAGCTCTGCATGGTTGTCACCGCCAGCGACAAGAGGTCACAGTTCTCAGTCGGCGTAGTCCGGGCGTCGGAAGACCTGCTCAATGGAGGACGGAACAGAGACGCAAAGCGCACGCTCTCCGCAGCCGGAAGGTCAATGATCGCCTGGCTGCGGAAGGACGCTGAGCTGCCACCGAACACTCTGCTGCACATGCGCGAGGAAGACGTGGCCGCAGTATTCGCGGCCGGTGGCGGCACCGCGCGTGTATCCGAGCTGTTCCGGCGCACGGCAGGGAAGATCGTCGGCCGGGCATCCGTAGCGACCGTCGCTGCGCAGCTCGATGTCACCCGGCGCGTCCGGGGCGGCCAGAGCGGATCGCGGGACCCACTGGCGTCTGAAGGCATCGTGATCCTCGGCGGAGCCTATGACTGGCAGCGGGAGGCTGCGCGTGAGCTCGGACTCCCTGTCCCGCTCCGGACGGAATACGTCGCCGCATACGTGGCTCCCGCACCGGCAGACTGGCCCGGCCGCGTCGCACGCGGACCGTCGGGACTGGCCCTGAGGGCGGTGGATTCGAACGGCCGCGAGGCGTTTGACCCCCTCTGGTACCGGCCAAGCCGCGCATAA
- a CDS encoding HNH endonuclease codes for MDETSLNKRRNPAWAREEIILVAEAVAANSWHELRTGDAEARELSKLLQKLDIHPVDARPHDFRSPGSVSRKTSDIMTAHSAYSGVRTKGGALTREVVQEFESDPSGMVAQAEYVRERATEGGALPSSGRVVDPDLGVPASEGGVRERAHLARERDKRIRKAKINAVRAAGGAIECEVCGFNFGAAYGNRGHGYIEVHHRVPLHVSGPTETSLADLALLCSNCHRMIHRAHPWLTVEQLSEIASEGQETS; via the coding sequence ATGGACGAAACTTCACTAAACAAGCGGCGGAACCCGGCGTGGGCCCGCGAAGAGATCATCCTGGTGGCAGAGGCGGTAGCTGCCAACAGCTGGCACGAGCTCAGAACCGGCGATGCCGAAGCACGAGAACTGTCGAAATTGCTGCAGAAACTCGACATACATCCAGTCGACGCACGCCCTCACGACTTCCGGAGCCCCGGTAGCGTCTCACGGAAGACGTCGGACATTATGACTGCTCACTCGGCATACTCAGGCGTGCGGACTAAGGGCGGCGCGTTGACGCGCGAGGTCGTCCAAGAATTCGAGTCCGATCCGAGCGGCATGGTCGCCCAGGCGGAGTACGTGCGCGAGCGTGCGACTGAGGGTGGGGCCCTTCCGTCGTCAGGTCGCGTCGTCGATCCCGATCTAGGCGTCCCAGCGTCTGAAGGGGGCGTCCGCGAGCGAGCACACCTAGCCAGGGAGCGGGATAAGCGAATCAGGAAGGCGAAGATAAACGCAGTCCGTGCCGCAGGCGGGGCGATCGAATGCGAAGTGTGCGGGTTCAACTTCGGGGCCGCCTACGGCAACCGGGGGCATGGGTATATCGAAGTCCATCACCGCGTGCCGCTGCACGTGTCGGGCCCGACCGAGACTTCGCTTGCCGACCTCGCACTGCTGTGTTCCAACTGCCATCGGATGATTCACCGCGCACATCCCTGGCTGACGGTCGAGCAACTCAGCGAGATTGCCTCCGAGGGCCAGGAGACTAGCTGA
- a CDS encoding helix-turn-helix domain-containing protein, with translation MATNPLRDIFAERLRSTRRAAGLSQLALASAAGMDRKTVNRMEQATVPVTLDQLDALASALNVAPAGMLLPNTSPKE, from the coding sequence ATGGCCACGAATCCACTACGCGACATTTTCGCCGAACGCCTGCGTTCAACGCGCAGGGCTGCGGGACTTTCTCAACTCGCGCTGGCATCTGCCGCCGGGATGGACCGCAAGACAGTGAACCGGATGGAGCAGGCGACGGTACCTGTCACGCTCGACCAACTCGACGCGCTGGCTTCCGCCCTCAACGTTGCCCCCGCCGGAATGCTCCTGCCGAACACGTCACCTAAGGAATAG
- a CDS encoding helix-turn-helix domain-containing protein yields MTERSLRSILGSNARALRRSRGLTQEGLAEVLGVTPRYYAGLERGERNLTLDSIDDLAKQLQVPAGSLLAEAEQ; encoded by the coding sequence ATGACTGAAAGATCATTGAGATCGATCCTCGGATCGAACGCGCGCGCATTGCGCCGCTCTCGAGGGCTAACTCAAGAGGGACTCGCAGAGGTGCTCGGCGTTACCCCGCGCTACTACGCCGGCCTGGAACGCGGCGAACGAAATCTCACCCTCGACAGCATCGACGACCTCGCCAAACAACTCCAGGTGCCTGCCGGGTCACTTCTAGCCGAGGCCGAGCAGTAA
- a CDS encoding Lsr2 dimerization domain-containing protein, translating to MTTRSIVESDLSGAADAMETRLGYADTWYVVDLTKQEQQKLEAVLEPYLGSGRRALAKDTARKREVPETTSQERDEIRAWAVEQGFALADRGRIPKKIMAAYDRAHEVNRAA from the coding sequence ATGACGACACGATCGATCGTCGAATCGGATCTCAGTGGGGCAGCCGACGCCATGGAAACGCGTCTCGGGTACGCGGATACCTGGTATGTGGTTGATCTGACGAAGCAAGAGCAGCAAAAGCTCGAAGCCGTGCTCGAGCCGTATCTCGGATCAGGCCGTCGGGCGCTTGCGAAGGACACTGCGCGCAAGCGGGAGGTGCCCGAGACGACGTCTCAAGAACGGGACGAGATTCGGGCTTGGGCAGTCGAGCAAGGCTTTGCGTTGGCCGATCGCGGCAGGATCCCGAAGAAGATCATGGCCGCCTACGACAGGGCCCACGAGGTGAACCGTGCCGCGTGA
- a CDS encoding very short patch repair endonuclease: MAFVGGSRENESVTGGPVSGGRTRRGTSLSGSYASTPGVRSRMQLQRTRDTAPEMALRRILHSMGLRYRVDRSPLRGWRRRADIVFGPAKVAVFVDGCFWHGCPEHSRRETKSNPGYWSGKIARNRERDADTDARLADAGWTVLRVWEHESPVLAADLVAKTVKEMRGQS, translated from the coding sequence ATGGCGTTTGTGGGAGGCTCGCGGGAGAATGAGTCCGTGACGGGAGGGCCAGTGTCCGGGGGGCGCACCCGGCGCGGCACGTCCCTGTCTGGCTCGTACGCGTCGACACCAGGCGTTCGCAGCCGGATGCAACTGCAGCGCACGCGCGACACGGCCCCAGAGATGGCATTGCGCCGCATACTTCATTCGATGGGCCTGCGCTACCGCGTAGACCGCTCCCCGCTGCGCGGGTGGCGGCGCAGAGCAGACATCGTGTTCGGACCTGCGAAGGTCGCCGTTTTCGTAGACGGCTGCTTCTGGCACGGCTGTCCTGAGCACAGTCGGCGGGAGACCAAATCGAACCCCGGCTATTGGTCGGGCAAGATCGCGCGGAACCGGGAGCGGGACGCGGACACGGACGCGCGGCTCGCGGATGCGGGGTGGACAGTCTTGCGCGTGTGGGAGCACGAGTCGCCTGTCTTGGCAGCTGACCTCGTTGCCAAGACCGTTAAGGAGATGCGAGGCCAGTCGTGA
- a CDS encoding type IV secretory system conjugative DNA transfer family protein, with translation MKPINRSKIKGNADESQPRPVPIDVPEMPYAGLLIEDEDPLSEEINAGRKAGEFALTGPHMLLSGLTGRGKGRRVICQNIVMWAHQPVIAMSTKGDLVDVTIKKRAQRGPVYLMDLSEEVMESDLKGVEVTRVVSDPCKLVNTDDESMAMSDLLQATAKVGSASGGDSGNSDPTWENLAARPLAAFIRAGGALPHPDTGEMVDGGGVNWVVEALEHPPRLDRDGQAVDDPTESDFVTPNWSNAYLRASALLESRHAESLRAVMNMVDKQRDSVAINMRNALKAWSLDAVAGDRDAEAFHPSMLEQPGATLYVTSPIDGSTASAACAVIEQSIQWWRRNVGRKLPTLGLFLDELAQCAPLPKLPAHISVLRGYNVRLIAAVQNTTQLKRRYKDSYEEMLTTFPSVLIMPGTPEKDLLEQASWFAGEDERVTSSTDEYDRTTRSTERVERVTASELIPRKKGEGRLLIGGQPGMFVRLPDISETDLLN, from the coding sequence ATGAAACCGATCAACAGGAGCAAGATCAAGGGCAATGCCGACGAGTCCCAACCGCGGCCCGTGCCGATCGACGTGCCCGAGATGCCCTATGCGGGCCTCCTGATCGAGGACGAGGACCCACTCAGTGAGGAGATCAATGCCGGGCGCAAAGCGGGTGAGTTCGCGCTGACGGGGCCGCACATGCTGCTCAGCGGACTGACCGGCCGAGGTAAGGGCCGTCGCGTCATCTGCCAGAACATCGTGATGTGGGCGCATCAGCCGGTGATCGCCATGTCGACGAAGGGCGACCTCGTCGACGTGACGATCAAGAAGCGCGCGCAGCGTGGGCCGGTTTATCTCATGGACCTGTCCGAGGAGGTCATGGAGTCCGACCTGAAGGGGGTCGAGGTCACTCGCGTCGTCTCCGATCCCTGCAAGCTCGTCAACACCGACGACGAGTCGATGGCAATGAGCGATCTGCTCCAGGCCACAGCGAAGGTGGGGTCTGCCAGTGGCGGCGACTCAGGCAACTCCGACCCGACGTGGGAGAACCTGGCTGCCAGGCCCCTGGCTGCGTTCATCCGGGCGGGCGGCGCACTGCCGCACCCGGACACCGGTGAGATGGTCGATGGCGGCGGGGTCAATTGGGTCGTCGAGGCGCTCGAACATCCGCCGAGGTTGGACAGGGACGGCCAGGCTGTTGACGACCCCACCGAGAGTGATTTCGTCACCCCGAACTGGTCGAATGCCTACCTGCGCGCCAGCGCGCTGCTCGAGTCTCGTCACGCGGAGTCCCTGCGAGCCGTGATGAACATGGTTGACAAGCAACGCGACTCGGTGGCGATCAACATGCGCAACGCGCTGAAGGCGTGGTCGTTGGACGCGGTGGCCGGTGACCGCGACGCCGAGGCGTTCCACCCCTCCATGCTCGAACAGCCCGGGGCCACGCTCTACGTCACCTCACCCATCGACGGGAGCACGGCTTCGGCGGCCTGCGCCGTGATCGAGCAGTCGATCCAGTGGTGGCGGAGGAATGTGGGCCGCAAGCTGCCGACCCTTGGCCTCTTCCTGGACGAGCTGGCCCAGTGCGCGCCGCTGCCCAAACTGCCCGCCCATATCTCCGTGCTCCGCGGCTACAACGTGCGACTGATTGCGGCTGTGCAGAATACGACGCAGCTCAAGCGCCGTTACAAGGACTCTTACGAGGAGATGCTGACTACCTTCCCGAGTGTGCTCATCATGCCGGGGACCCCGGAGAAGGATCTTCTCGAACAGGCTTCGTGGTTCGCCGGCGAGGACGAACGCGTGACGTCGTCGACCGATGAGTACGACCGGACGACGCGCTCGACCGAGCGAGTCGAACGCGTGACAGCGTCCGAGCTGATACCGCGCAAGAAGGGCGAGGGTCGGCTCTTGATCGGCGGCCAGCCCGGCATGTTCGTCAGGCTGCCCGACATCAGCGAGACGGACCTGTTGAACTAG
- a CDS encoding DNA cytosine methyltransferase, which produces MDGTTSTTELTAVEICAGAGGQSLGLHLAGFRHTLAVELDRDAAETLQRNLARLASDEGQPEPVVAVGDVADESVWQPAEYKGVSLLAGGVPCPPFSIAGKQLGSSDERDLFAWAVEAAAQMQPDAVLLENVRGLSMPRFAGYRQAVLDRFAELGYRADWRLLEAKDFGVPQLRPRFILVALREEFAPYFAWPEPTPAVQTVGAALYDLMAANGWKGAETWSKRADRVAPTIVGGSKKHGGPDLGPTRAKREWRSIGVDGLGIADAAPGPDAPVGLAPKLTNEMVARIQGWAGPGYEWDFGDRKGHKTATYRQIGNAFPPPVARAVGLAIATALRKEGRRAGDHGGDSKYRDEVYRALREHGGFISIAGLHKALGGGLSDSDIEHRIEFLRQDFEIEVRRRGKVPTYRLGEWRAFRGQEDHARHAAFATDKLRSKIS; this is translated from the coding sequence ATGGACGGGACCACGAGTACTACTGAGCTGACAGCGGTTGAGATCTGCGCCGGGGCGGGGGGCCAGAGCCTCGGCCTCCACCTGGCGGGCTTCAGGCACACGCTCGCTGTTGAGCTGGATCGGGACGCGGCAGAGACTCTACAGCGAAACCTGGCCCGCCTGGCTTCTGACGAGGGCCAGCCGGAGCCGGTGGTCGCCGTCGGCGACGTCGCAGACGAATCAGTATGGCAGCCCGCGGAATACAAGGGAGTCTCGCTGCTCGCGGGCGGCGTGCCATGCCCGCCGTTCTCGATCGCCGGTAAGCAGTTGGGATCGTCCGACGAGCGGGATCTGTTCGCGTGGGCAGTAGAGGCGGCTGCTCAGATGCAGCCCGATGCTGTATTGCTCGAGAACGTTCGTGGCTTGTCGATGCCGCGCTTCGCCGGGTACCGGCAGGCAGTGCTCGATCGGTTCGCCGAGCTGGGATACCGCGCCGACTGGCGGCTGCTTGAGGCCAAGGACTTCGGCGTTCCGCAGCTGCGGCCCCGTTTTATTCTCGTCGCTCTCCGCGAAGAGTTCGCTCCGTACTTCGCCTGGCCCGAGCCAACTCCAGCCGTGCAGACCGTGGGTGCTGCGCTCTACGACCTGATGGCCGCGAACGGCTGGAAGGGTGCGGAGACCTGGTCGAAGCGCGCCGACCGAGTGGCCCCGACCATCGTCGGCGGCTCCAAGAAGCACGGTGGCCCCGATCTGGGTCCGACCCGCGCGAAGCGTGAGTGGCGGTCAATAGGTGTTGACGGATTGGGCATCGCAGACGCGGCTCCTGGCCCTGATGCGCCCGTCGGCCTCGCCCCGAAGCTGACGAACGAGATGGTAGCGCGAATCCAGGGGTGGGCGGGCCCCGGTTACGAATGGGACTTCGGCGACCGCAAAGGCCACAAGACGGCAACCTACCGCCAGATCGGCAACGCGTTTCCTCCGCCGGTGGCGCGCGCGGTTGGGCTCGCGATTGCCACGGCGCTCCGCAAAGAGGGCCGCCGGGCAGGCGACCACGGCGGGGACAGCAAGTACCGTGACGAGGTATACCGGGCGTTGCGGGAGCATGGCGGATTCATCTCGATCGCTGGCCTGCACAAGGCGCTCGGTGGCGGCCTCTCCGACAGCGATATCGAGCACCGGATCGAGTTTCTCAGACAGGACTTCGAGATTGAGGTGCGCCGCCGTGGCAAAGTGCCCACTTACCGGCTGGGTGAGTGGCGTGCGTTCCGGGGCCAGGAAGACCATGCCCGCCACGCGGCGTTCGCCACGGACAAGCTGCGCTCGAAGATCAGCTAG